The DNA region ACTTTTAGCGCATTTTTTGTCCTTTTTTCAATCATTTTAGCATTTTTAATGTTCCATTCGCTTCTCGTAATCCATTTCAAATTATCAGCACGATTATTCAGAGGATTTCCGTCAATGTGTTCCAATAAAATTTGGTCTTCGCTCGGTTCGGGAAGAAAATTTTCAGCAACTAATTTATTCAGGCTGAAATATTTAACGGTTGTATTTTTATTTTCAGTTTTTGAGAAAGCAACTTGCGCTGTAAATCCACCAACCAAAGAAGGCTTCAAAAATTTTGTTTCTTTTTGTTTCTCAACGCCGTTTTTGTCCACATATTTTTTTCCAATTCGTCTTACATTCCCGAAGTTGGAAATTTCGTAATTAAATTCTTTATGTTTTTTCCAAATTTCCATTAAAATTCTCTCAAGTCTTATTGATACGCTGTTTTAGTGAAATAGCAGATAACGGGAAACGTATTGCTGAAGTGCGGGCTTTTACACCTGAAATTTCTACTAAAAACTGCACGAAGCAAAAAATGTTTACCGCTGACTAAATTAATAAAAAAATGGAGGCGGAAACATTTTTTGCGACTAAATTTCACAAAATTTTCAACGCAAGAGCCTTCAATCCCGCATTTTAGCAATACGATGTTATGTGATGTGGCAATTTTCCATAATTTTTTATTCAGTTAGATTCAGTTTTCAGAAGTTTCATTCAGCAAAGTTTTTAAAATTCAGCGTTATTTTTAAAAGTCAATCGCGAATTTATTCACACAGTTAAAATTTCAGAACGCTAAAATTCAAAAATTTTTTCGGAAAGATTTTGCGTAGGATTTTCAGTCAGAATTTTTTATCAGAGTGATTTTGAAGCGTTAAATTGTTTTCACGCACATTTTCCGTTAGTGATATGGTGTCAGAAATCAGTTTTTTAAGTCAAGTCCGAATTTTATTCAGTCAGTCATGTTTGAAAATGAATTCAGACCTTGTTTTCACGCATTTTTGGTCTGGATTCAGTTTCTTTTTTATTCACTCAAAATCGTGGAGTTTATTTCGGAGCGTGATTTTTGATGCCATATCACATAACGGGAAAGGGCTTTGCGAAGTTACGCCAAAAACGAGGCTGCCATAGCTTTGGAGGCGTAATTTTGCAAAACCCATGTTATCTGCTGTTTTTGTTTAATATTCATACCGCTAATCTACAAAAACAGTTTCAGTTTTATCTCCAATCTGCTTGTTTTTTTTCGTTTTTTTATTTTGCAAAACCCCGCTTTGCGAAGTCATAAAACGAAGAGAGGAAAATCTCAGTGTCAAAAATTTTTGTTTTAAGCCACCGAAGGAAAATCCATGGTGTTGACTTTGTCATTTTTTTTCGGTAACTTCGCCAAACTTAATAGCGAGTATTCGCTTTGAAAGTAAACTTTCAGCAAAGATCTCTTTGTAAGTTTGACAGCGAAATCCATACTTCCTTTCGCTTAATCTCAAAAATTTTTTCCGCTAAAATCCAACCTGATTTTCCTCTAAAAACCGCAATATTGGTATAAAATTGCAGATAACTCTCAAATATACGCATAAATCCCATTACAACAAACAATTTATGCGATATTTTCAAAAAGCTGTAAATCAATAACATAAGCTGTGTTTTTAATAAAAAAAATTGCTATTTTTGTTTTGGATAATAAAAATACGTAGTGATGGATATTGAATTGACGAACCCGCCCTTTCTTGATCCCGAAATATTTACCGTAACCGAAGGTGAACATAACGGCAGAGCCGTGTTGTGGATCTCTTTCAGCTACTCGAAAGACGCGGTTCAGGAAATCAAGCAGAAACTGCCCGAAGCGAAATGGTCGCAATCCAACAAGAAATGGTACCTCCAGAATTCCAATTCAAACCGCATAAAGTTGGGACTTTCAGAAAGAACGGTAGGAAAGGAGGTCCTGTCGAAAATTCCCGAACACAATTTGCAGCCCTTTAACGATTTTGTAAACTGCTTGAAACTGAAAGCGTACAGCCAAAACACCATCCGTACCTACAGTATCGAGTTTGCGCAACTGCTGATCGCCATTAAGAACCATAACGTGCAGGATTTGACCGAGGAGAAACTGAAAAGCTATTTCCTGTACTGCATCAACGAGCTGAAACTTTCTGAAAATTACCTCCACAGCAGAATCAACGCGATTAAGTTTTATTTTGAAAAAGTGCTGCACCGCCCGAAAATGTTTGTCGATATTCCGCGCCCGAAAAAACCGATTCTTCTGCCGAAAGCACTTAACGCTTCCGAAATCAAAAAGATCATTAACAATACCGAAAACCTGAAACACCGGCTGATCATCAAACTTTGCTATGGAATGGGACTTCGGGTGAGCGAAATCGTGAAGCTCCGCGTTCAGGATATCGACAGCAAGCAGATGAAGGTTTTGGTATCCTGCTCGAAAGGAAAAAAAGACCGCTACGTCAACCTTCCCGAAAGCATCCTGCTCGAACTTCGGGAATATTACAGAATCTACCGCCCAGAGAATTTCCTTTTCGAGGGCAAAAACGGCGAGCAGTACGCGGTGAGAAGCGCACAGGCGGTTTTCAAAAAGGCGATGAAGAAATCGGGAATCAGAAAAACGGTGGGAATCCACAGTTTGCGCCACAGTTACGCCACCCATTTACTCGAAGCGGGAACCGACATTTCGCTGATTCAGAAACTTCTGGGACACAACAACATCAGCACAACGCTGGTTTACGCACAGGTCACCGACAAAAATATTTCAAAGGTCAAATCGCCGCTTGATGGAATAGAGTAGTTGCAGTGGTGAAGTGGTAAAGTAGTTCAGTAGTTCAGTAGTTCAGTAGTTCAGTGTTGCAGTGGTTGTTGCAATTGTTGCAGTGGTTCACTGAACCGTCACTTCGTCTTCGACGAGACCACCCCTCCAAAGGAGGGTAATTTTCAACTCCTAACTCTCCAACTCTTCCGACTTCGGTCCTCGGTCTTCGGACTCCAACTCTTCGTTTTTCGTATTTCGTAATTCGTACTTTCGAAGCTATTCGACCCCCACCGAATCATCACCGCGTCCGTCTGCAACTGCGGTTAGGTTTCCAGCTTCGTCGATCACGATGATTTCGGTTCTTCCGATTTGTGGTCGGTAATTGCTTTTGTATCCTTTCTTTTCCAGTTCCTTCACCGTATTTTCGGGGAATCCTTTTTCGTAATCCACCGTTTCGGGAAGCCATTGGTGATGGAATTTCGGGGAATTTACGGCAAGATTTGGCGACAGTTTATAGTCAATGATATTCACAATCGATTGATAAACCGAGGTCGGAATCGTAGTTCCGCCTGGAGTTCCCACGACAAGATAAGGTTTGTTGTTTTTCAATACGATGGTCGGTGTCATCGAACTCAGCATTCTTTTACCGGGTTCGATTTTATTGGCTTCACCACCGACTGCGCCGAACATATTGGGAACACCGGGTTTGATCGAGAAGTCGTCCATTTCATTATTAAGGAAAAACCCAGCTCCAGAGACGACCACTTTGCTTCCGTACAGTCCGTTCAACGTAGTCGTAACTGCAACTGCATTTCCCTCTTTGTCGATAATTGAAATATGCGTGGTTTCTGTGGATTCCTTTGTTGGTGGGGTGATTTTGCCCACTTCCGAACTTGGCGTCGCTTTATTTGGGTTAAAGGATATCCAGCGGTTTTTGAGGTAGTCGTCGGAAATCAGCATTTCGGTTTTGTCATTAATAAAAGCAGGATCACCCATAAATTCTGCGCGGTCGGCAAAAGCGCGCCGTTCTGCTTCCACCATAATCTGTACTGCTTCAGGAGAATTGTGCTGGAAATTTTGTAGGTTTTCAAAAGAGGACATTTTCAGCATTTGTGCCAAAAGTATTCCACCACTTGAAGGAAGCGGCATCGAAACAATTTCGTTTCCTTTATAATTAAAGGTGAGCGGTTTTCGCTCTGCAACTTTATAGTTTTTAAGGTCGTTCTTGGTGATGATTCCGTTTCCGCGTTTCATTTCGGCAACAATGAAGTCGGCGGTTTTCCCTTCGTAGAAACCTTTCAGTCCATCGGTTTGGATTCTTCTTAAAGTTTCTGCCAATTCCTTTTGGATGAGAAGGTCTCCCGCTTTCCAACCCTGTTCTTTATTGAAAACGGTTTTGGTGAAATTATTTTTCGCGAACTCTTTTTGAAGCGAATTCAGCAATGCCGCTTCTTTTTCGGTAATGGCAAATCCCTGTTCAGCCAAATCGATCGCGGGCTGAATCAGTTGCTGCATCGGGAGTTTGCAATGTTTTAAAGTTGCATAAAATCCCGCGACAGAACCAGGAATTCCTACCGCCAATCTTCCGTTTTGGGAAAGGTCGGTGTTGGCTTTTCCGCTTTTGTCGAGGTACATATTGGGCGAAGATTTTTCGGGTGCCGTTTCTCGATAGTCCAAGGTGAATTTTTCGCCGTTATTTTTCACGCCTACCAAAAATCCACCGCCGCCGATATTTCCAGCTTGTGGATAAACGACCGCCAAAGCATATTGGGTTGCAACCGCTGCATCAAAAGCATTCCCGCCCATTTTCAGAATCTTTGTACCCGCTTCACTTGCGAGCGGATGTGCGGAAACAACCAAACCTTTATCCTTGGTTCGGATTTCTTTGACGATATTGATATCGGTAAACTGAGCCGAAATGGTTTGTGAAACCAAA from Chryseobacterium suipulveris includes:
- a CDS encoding tyrosine-type recombinase/integrase — translated: MDIELTNPPFLDPEIFTVTEGEHNGRAVLWISFSYSKDAVQEIKQKLPEAKWSQSNKKWYLQNSNSNRIKLGLSERTVGKEVLSKIPEHNLQPFNDFVNCLKLKAYSQNTIRTYSIEFAQLLIAIKNHNVQDLTEEKLKSYFLYCINELKLSENYLHSRINAIKFYFEKVLHRPKMFVDIPRPKKPILLPKALNASEIKKIINNTENLKHRLIIKLCYGMGLRVSEIVKLRVQDIDSKQMKVLVSCSKGKKDRYVNLPESILLELREYYRIYRPENFLFEGKNGEQYAVRSAQAVFKKAMKKSGIRKTVGIHSLRHSYATHLLEAGTDISLIQKLLGHNNISTTLVYAQVTDKNISKVKSPLDGIE
- the ggt gene encoding gamma-glutamyltransferase, with the translated sequence MKKFLLLLLLVSQTISAQFTDINIVKEIRTKDKGLVVSAHPLASEAGTKILKMGGNAFDAAVATQYALAVVYPQAGNIGGGGFLVGVKNNGEKFTLDYRETAPEKSSPNMYLDKSGKANTDLSQNGRLAVGIPGSVAGFYATLKHCKLPMQQLIQPAIDLAEQGFAITEKEAALLNSLQKEFAKNNFTKTVFNKEQGWKAGDLLIQKELAETLRRIQTDGLKGFYEGKTADFIVAEMKRGNGIITKNDLKNYKVAERKPLTFNYKGNEIVSMPLPSSGGILLAQMLKMSSFENLQNFQHNSPEAVQIMVEAERRAFADRAEFMGDPAFINDKTEMLISDDYLKNRWISFNPNKATPSSEVGKITPPTKESTETTHISIIDKEGNAVAVTTTLNGLYGSKVVVSGAGFFLNNEMDDFSIKPGVPNMFGAVGGEANKIEPGKRMLSSMTPTIVLKNNKPYLVVGTPGGTTIPTSVYQSIVNIIDYKLSPNLAVNSPKFHHQWLPETVDYEKGFPENTVKELEKKGYKSNYRPQIGRTEIIVIDEAGNLTAVADGRGDDSVGVE
- a CDS encoding HNH endonuclease; the encoded protein is MEIWKKHKEFNYEISNFGNVRRIGKKYVDKNGVEKQKETKFLKPSLVGGFTAQVAFSKTENKNTTVKYFSLNKLVAENFLPEPSEDQILLEHIDGNPLNNRADNLKWITRSEWNIKNAKMIEKRTKNALKVRAKNSKIKKTAKRNSR